A portion of the Calothrix sp. 336/3 genome contains these proteins:
- the purN gene encoding phosphoribosylglycinamide formyltransferase: MTTLDSGLTPTLISPTLEIESLPQDKPVKLGIMASGSGSNFQAIAQAITDGKLRAQIQVLIYNNPDAYAAVRAKDWGVPAVLLNHREYPSREALDAQIAQTLKEYGVEWVVMAGWMRLVTPVLIDAFPNQIINIHPSLLPSFKGTRAIEQALDTGVKIAGCTAHLVCLEVDSGKILMQAAVPVLPNDTRDTLHARIQIEEHRILPQAIALATFSE, translated from the coding sequence ATGACGACGCTTGACTCTGGTTTAACTCCCACCCTGATTTCTCCCACATTGGAAATTGAATCATTACCTCAAGATAAACCCGTAAAACTGGGAATTATGGCTTCTGGAAGTGGAAGTAATTTTCAGGCGATCGCCCAAGCTATAACAGATGGTAAACTGAGGGCGCAGATACAGGTATTAATCTACAACAATCCCGATGCCTATGCCGCAGTCAGAGCCAAGGATTGGGGAGTACCTGCTGTATTATTAAATCACCGAGAATACCCCAGTCGGGAAGCCTTGGACGCTCAAATAGCCCAAACTCTGAAGGAATACGGTGTGGAATGGGTAGTTATGGCTGGTTGGATGCGTTTAGTAACGCCTGTATTAATTGATGCTTTCCCCAATCAAATTATCAATATTCATCCTAGTCTTTTGCCTAGTTTTAAAGGCACACGGGCGATAGAACAGGCTTTAGATACTGGCGTCAAAATTGCTGGTTGTACAGCACATTTAGTCTGTCTGGAGGTGGATAGTGGGAAAATTTTAATGCAAGCAGCTGTGCCAGTATTACCCAATGATACGAGAGATACTCTCCATGCTCGAATTCAGATAGAGGAGCATCGAATTCTACCCCAGGCGATCGCCCTAGCAACTTTCTCTGAATAG